One genomic segment of Oncorhynchus mykiss isolate Arlee chromosome 10, USDA_OmykA_1.1, whole genome shotgun sequence includes these proteins:
- the LOC110534927 gene encoding alpha-2Db adrenergic receptor-like, translating into MREENGEEQICLSRMDITSTTFAAPNSSEDTNSTSAPRPLPHSQSAAVFIVLMVTVIILVTIVGNVLVVVAVFTSRALRAPQNLFLVSLASADILVATLVIPFSLANEVMGYWYFGSTWCAFYLALDVLFCTSSIVHLCAISLDRYWSVTKAVSYNLKRTPKRIKCMITVVWVISAVISFPPLLMPKHDEHECLLNNETWYILSSCLVSFFAPGLIMILVYCKIYRVAKQRASTVFAAKNGMERQPLESETCFVPRGKFEVESPSSASLGGHPRKGELDDIDLEETCAPDSKPKKCHFSKRGKVEGANTFTKQSCRAPSASKRNAQLSQDQRTRQMSLSKTKLAQMREKRFTFVLAVVMGVFVLCWFPFFFTYSLHAICRDSCPIPDALFNLFFWIGYCNSSVNPIIYTIFNRDFRRSFKKIICQTSHT; encoded by the coding sequence ATGCGAGAGGAGAATGGGGAGGAACAGATTTGTCTATCCAGAATGGATATAACCTCAACAACTTTTGCTGCGCCGAACTCATCAGAGGATACGAATTCCACGAGTGCCCCGAGGCCTCTGCCTCACTCCCAGAGCGCGGCCGTCTTCATCGTGCTCATGGTCACTGTTATCATTCTGGTGACGATCGTGGGAAATGTACTGGTTGTGGTGGCCGTTTTTACCAGCCGTGCGCTCCGTGCGCCGCAGAATCTCTTCCTTGTCTCCTTGGCATCGGCAGATATCTTAGTGGCTACCTTGGTCATACCTTTCTCCCTCGCCAACGAGGTCATGGGTTACTGGTACTTTGGGAGCACCTGGTGTGCCTTCTACCTGGCCCTTGACGTCCTCTTCTGCACGTCCTCCATTGTGCACCTCTGCGCCATAAGCCTGGACAGGTACTGGTCTGTAACCAAAGCTGTTAGCTATAACTTGAAGAGGACGCCTAAGCGTATTAAGTGTATGATCACCGTGGTCTGGGTCATATCTGCGGTCATCTCTTTCCCACCGTTGCTTATGCCCAAACACGACGAGCACGAGTGCTTGCTCAACAACGAAACATGGTATATTCTCTCGTCTTGCCTGGTCTCATTTTTCGCCCCTGGACTAATCATGATTCTGGTGTATTGTAAAATATATAGAGTGGCCAAGCAGCGCGCATCGACCGTGTTCGCGGCCAAGAAcgggatggagagacagcctttggaGTCGGAAACTTGCTTTGTGCCCAGGGGGAAATTTGAGGTGGAGAGCCCCAGCAGCGCCAGTTTAGGTGGCCACCCACGGAAAGGAGAGCTGGACGATATAGACCTGGAAGAGACCTGTGCCCCCGATAGCAAACCCAAGAAATGCCACTTCTCCAAGAGAGGGAAAGTGGAGGGTGCGAACACGTTCACAAAACAGAGTTGCCGCGCGCCATCGGCTTCGAAACGCAACGCACAGCTCTCTCAGGACCAAAGGACGAGACAGATGTCACTGTCAAAGACAAAACTGGCACAGATGCGTGAAAAGCGCTTTACATTTGTCCTTGCAGTGGTGATGGGGGTGTTTGTACTCTGCTGGTTCCCATTCTTTTTTACATACAGTCTGCACGCAATATGCAGAGATAGTTGCCCGATTCCGGATGCTCTCTTCAATCTGTTTTTCTGGATTggttactgtaacagttcagtgaacCCTATAATTTATACAATATTTAATCGCGATTTTCGGAGATCTTTCAAAAAGATCAT